The DNA sequence CATGCAGCTCATTACACCAGTTCGTACAAATTAAGTAAAAGAGGTTGAGCCTGGCTCGCCTCTTTTATGATATAATCGAAAAAGAAAAGGAGAATAGTATGTATCAAGTTGGAAATTTTGTTGAGATGAAAAAGCCTCATGCTTGCATAATCAAATCAACAGGAAAAAAAGCTAATCGTTGGGAAATCACTCGTGTAGGGGCAGATATCAAAATCAAATGTAGCAATTGTGA is a window from the Streptococcus oralis genome containing:
- a CDS encoding DUF951 domain-containing protein codes for the protein MYQVGNFVEMKKPHACIIKSTGKKANRWEITRVGADIKIKCSNCDHLVMMSRYDFERKMNKIID